The following DNA comes from Nicotiana sylvestris chromosome 10, ASM39365v2, whole genome shotgun sequence.
GCTTGATATTTGTAACTTGCCTGCCATTCTTGTGACTTAAAAATATATGGATAGATAATTGACACTTCAAAAAAGAAATGGTTAGATGATTAACACTTCCGTTTCCTTTGGGATTGTTACTTCCCTTCAGATATATAGATGGAGAAATGGTCGTTCATCATGTCTGATCTTCATGGTTCTCCTGTCAGTAATTATTACTATTGACTTTGAGAGTGATTATTAACAGCTCACAGGAACCCTTTTGTACAAGCATGAGAGATTTGCCTATATTCCTCCTACTAGCTGTCACATACAATTTCTGGTATTCCTGGGATTGGGGCAATCATATATCCGTTGTTTCATACTACATCTTCTATGGTATTGTTAGTCCCTTAAAAGTGGAGCTTAATGGAATTAGGGGTGTAAGATTCATCAAATGCTATTAGCGATGCCCCTACTCCGTACCCACTTTGATTTCATAATTAAGAAAAGGAGTTACCTAGCTAATGCAGTAAGGGGAGGACACTCTTCTCCATGATTCGATGTATCCAGGGTATATAAGCTGAAAGCTGTTGATTAATCAACATAATGGAAGCTTGGAAGCTGTCTTCATTACATGATAAATTTTTGCACACATTTAGAGTATTTGTGATTGAGTTGGTTGTTTAAGACGACATTCACAAACAGGATAATGGTTTGCTGCATGAATGCTCAGCAGCTGGTGTGCTTCTTTCAGTTTTGACTGGGGTTCTATCTTGTTAAAATGTTCAAGGATTAGTGTCGTACTTCTCTAGTGTTTTAATTGGTCGTCACACccccaaaaaaaaattaagagtCGCCTTTCTGGTAAAACTTTTGTTGTTTGATTGTTTTTAGATATAACTGTCTTGGACATTGTTTTTAGATATAACTGTCTTGGATTTCACCTGCCAATTGTTTGACACTGAAATATTGGCAATGGTCTAATGCTTTGGTAAACGATCCTCAACTTGTATTGCATTATGCTATTGAGTAACTTGGTAATAGGACTTAAGTATAATAACTGTGACTTGTATGTTGGGGATATGATTTATTAGAAACGATCTTCTTCTTCAAGTGCAGATTGTGGCTCCTTCTATGTCAACATTAAATAATAGTTTATCCATTTTACATCAAGTGCCGGAAGGTCATGTTGGAGTCTACTGGAGAGGAGGTGCTCTTTTGAACACCATAACTGATCCAGGTTATATGTGGTGCTTTAGCTAGCTGATCATTTGCATTTTATTGGGGTGTATCCTTATTTTGAAGTCTATTGTTGATCAAACATGTATGTTTGAGTGTGCAGGTTTTCATTTGAAACTTCCCTTTATAACTCAGTTTGAACCCATTCAAGTTACTCTTCAAACAGATTTGGTAATGTTGATCTCTCTTTTGTTATACCTTTTTAAGGTTTTCTATCTCAAAATTTCTAGCAAgtatgattctttgagtgatggCTCTGGATCATGTGCTAATGCAGGTTAGGGATATTCCTTGTGGGACCAAAGGAGGCGTGATGATCAACTTTGACAAAATAGAAGTAAACCATCTGCCTTGTAGTTATGCTATATGCAGGAATGCATTGTTCATCTTTTTGTTTCATGTGCTTTCAGGTTGTTAATCGCCTTCGTAAGGATCACGTATATGATACTCTGCTGAATTATGGGGTCAATTATGATAATACATGGATATATGACAAGATCCACCATGAGATCAATCAGTTCTGCAGTGGTCACAGCCTTCAACAAGTTTATATTGACATGTTTGATCAGGTAAGAATCTTCTTGGCCTCTATAGACAGATTGGTCTGCCAGTTGTAGTCAACATTTATGAACTATgccttttttgtttctttctggTGTTTGTGCTGTTCAATGCGTCCAGTAATATCTTCATCCACAGATTGTCACTTTTGCGAGTTTCCCTGGCTAGCATAAGGATTAACCTGTCTTCTAACTGTTCTGGTTTTAACCTGCCAGTCATGCTTTTCTCACTTAGACATGCTCTATTTCGTGCTTAAACTCCGTGACATACCTTGTAAGGCGAGAAATATGGCTGATTACTTACATCAGTTCTAAAACAAAAATTCGCAAAGTTAATTTAGCGGAAGTTATTGTTAATAGTCTTGACGAGGTGCCTGCCAAACATTTTCAGATCGATGAAAAAATGAAAGATGCTCTTCAGGCCGACTGCACACGATATGCTCCCGGTATTGAGATTCTCAGTGTGCGTATTACAAAACCTTCCATCCCAGAAAGCATAAGACGAAATTTTGAGAACATGGAACAGGAGCGCACCAAGGTATTAAGTGGAGAACTCTACATTTTGTTTTTGTATTATCTTTGGCCGAACTCTGCAttttctttttgtcttatctTTGGCCGAACTGAAGATTTTGGTGTATTGGAAACAAAAGGACTTCAAGATCTGTCTTTGCATTATTGTGTCAAAGTACATGCATAAAAGGGCTGGTTTATGAGTGAACATTTCTCTCAACCTATCATCATAATAGCAACTATTGAATACCTGAAAATCAATGTATTTCACAATGTGCCATTATTGCTCAGGGATTAACAGCGACTTAATTGGTAACCATTCATGCATCAATCATGTGTTACAGGTCTTGATTGCAGTAGAGAGACAGAGAGTTGCTGAGAAGGAAGCAGAGACACAGAAAAAGATAGCAATTAGTGAAGCTGAAAGAAATGCTCATGTTAGTAAGATTCAGATGGAACAGAAGTTGATGGAAAAAGATAGTGCAAGGAAGCAAGAGGAAATTGCAAATTCAATGTACCTAGCTCGTGAAAAGAGCCTGTCAGATGCAGCTTACTATCGGTGAATTCTCTAAACTTATCTCCTGTATAGTTTATGTCAGAAAGCACTCAAGGATGAGGCCTAACAGTCAATGAAGTGGGATCAAAACTATGAGATCACCAAGATCAAATCTCGGCAGAGGCAAAAAGCACTAGGCTTTTTCTTTCTATTTACCTAAGCCTCGGCGGGTAGAGTTACGCAGTATCTGTCCTAGTGCGAGCAGTGTTCAAAAAAGCGACCGCTTCCTCGCTTTAAGCGAAGCGGAGCGCCGGGTGTGTCGCTACCTGTACTAAAAGCGACTCAGCTACAGAAAAGCGGTCGCTTCTACCAAAAAAGCGGGAAGCGGGAAAAGCGGAAGAAGCGATCGCTTCTTGAAATAAACAGCCCAAACGAGTCTTTTTCAATTAAAAGACCCAAATCGAGTGAGTCTTCTGTTTTAGTCATTCTTCAGCAGCaacctagggttttaaaccaGCCCTTTCTTCCTCAAAAAACCAACGATTTCAACAGGTATGtttttattttcattcttcttctccttcttctttttctttttctttttctttctaaacgTCCAAAAAGCGTTGAAATGCTGGCGAATTTTTTCCAGAAAATTTCTGCCCCTCTGCCCAATTTTTgccaaattatatattttttattcttaGTTCTTATGTGTTATGTAGTTGATATTTTAATGGTGCCAAAAGAAGATAGGAAAGACCCGGCTTGGGCTTACTCGGCAAGAGTTAGCGAGACCAACAAGATGGCCATTAGATGTCTAATTTGATGCTACTCTTTAGCTTTTTAATTCAAGTATTGAACATTTGCTTACAATTACATGTGTTGTCTATgccatatttattttaatttttttttaaaattccgcTTCACTTCAAAAAAGCAGGCGCATCGCTTCTCGCTTTTCGTGAAATGGGGTTGTCGCTTTTCCTTGCTTCACGCTATTTTTAACACTGAGTGCGAGGTACTGGGTAGCGGGTGGGATAGTTGAGGTCACGTAAAATAGCTCGGATACTACTGTTATTAAAACACAGATTCTGTCAGACAGTAGATAATTTCTCCCATTGAAGAGTATACTAACCAATCTGGGATTTTTCAGAACAATGAAAGAAGCAGAAGCAAACAAGCTGAAGCTTACTCCAGAATTTCTTGAGCTGCGATTCATTGAAGCTATAGCCAACAACTCCAAGATCTTCTTCGGCAACAAGGCAAGGCTCATTATCTTATAAGATTCATCTCCAGTAATCCCCTTTCTTGAGTTTATAGTACTTTGTGCTTACAAAATATGATTTCAGGTGCCCAACATGGTTCTTGACCAAAGGCTACTTGGAAACTTTTTGCAAGAGGGTGTGCCGCACCAGGAGTTTTAGGGGGTATACTGTTTAGGCTCGTCTGTTGAGAGCTTCGAAGTATATTTTTTCTGGTACATCACACGGAGAATGATACAATGTATTGGTTTATTCGTATGTTCTATTCTGTACTACTCAGCATCAAGTTTATACCGCTCTTTTGACAGGGAAACACTGCTATATTCTTGATATGCTATTTGCTAATTTTCCACGTAATTGTGTCAAAACCTTGTACGTATATCATATGAGGAGCTTAACTGTCAGAGGTGAAAGAAGGAAAGACTCACTTTTATTCGTTGGCGagcaagaaatatatatatatacacacacagagTGTCCTTTAAAGTTTTCAACATAGTCCTTCTTTCAGCAAAATCGAAGCTCCTTAGTGCAATCGATTTCAGTATGCCGGTTTAATTTGAAGAGAAAGAGGGCAGAAATCCTTACAATCTCAGAACCAAGGAGAGAAGGTGGCGAAGGATCCGGATTcacttttttttatttgattcaTACCCGCGTAAAGGCTTTTCCTTATTAAGGAAGAAGCCTAGAAGGCAGAACTCTGAACTAAGCCCAAAGGCTAGATCCCACTTCGAACTTTATGTTTCAAGCACGTTGGCATTTGATTTTAACCATAAAGAGGGAACCCCGGTAAAAAAAAAAGGCTTGCTTCTTTCTTGATGGTTGAACGGAATCAAGCCCAGGGGAAGTGCAAGTAAGTTTTTATGTGAAACATGGGCTACTAATCTGAAAATGGAGTTCTAAATCTGTTAGAACTGCCAAAACTACATTTGGATTAGAAAAAATTTCTCTCAAAATAGTAGTGATAAGAAAAGATGAACTAAAGTGCAGTGTCAGCAAGGGCATTTGGTCTAGTGGTATGATTCTCGCTTAGGGTGCGAGAGGTCCCGAGTTCAATTCTCGGAATGCCCCATTAATaatttgtgttcctaatgttTTTTGCCTATCCTATCAccctctttttctctctctttccattcTCCTCGCCATCCTGCCCATGTCTATCCTGTCTCTTTCCTTAAGTTAAAAACAAAGCTTCTATTGGCCATAGATTTTGactgttttttttcaaaaatattttgtttcatGGAATATGatcaatttttttgaaaaaaaaaattcaagtttcCAAAAATAAACCAGTTTTGGGTGATCTTTTTATTTACAAAACTTCAAGTTTTTTTGTTTTCAAATAGAATGCATATCCAAACACAACTTAAaccttcaaaaattattttccagcataatttcaaaaattcgtttttcaagtttcaacaaaATCTATATCCAAACGCTACTTTTAACTCGAGGAAAAGTCTTGATACATAGATAGAGCTGAATTAGGATATTAAGTAAGAGTGAAGTATCATTCTATCTTCTAGATGTTGTAGCTGTGACTTTAAACCTACGGCAAAAATCTTTAATTATTTACTTTATACATTACTCAAACTGAGAGCAATAAATACGGCCACATTTACTACTTAAATAATAGATTGTCTCTGTATGGCAATTAAAACAAAAAGAGCACCGATTATGCCTCAATTATGAATAATTTAATCGACTATATATCAGTATTGCTCTACTTAATCTCATTTCAAACTTTCATGAGAAAGTAAAGCAAAAAAATTATGAACCGAAGATATTTGTTAGACTCTAAATACCTGCTCCAGACGGCAACAAACTATATTTCTGGTCATTTTCAACACTTTCCTAATCATGAATCCTAGGTTCTGTGTATCCATGGACTATACGAGTAAAAATttacggggcgccctatttggtcactCCCATTTAACTTACCATTTTTTAAACAaattcagccccctttctcctcctccttctcccagTGATCTCCATATCTCTCCGGAACTTAACATTGATGTAACAATATCTCTCCTTCTGTGGCTTCACTCAATTCCTCAGAAGCCATCTTACTATATATTCTAGTAGCGTTATTGTACTAATATTTACTGAACTATCAGCATATGAAGAAAATTAAACATTATATTTGCCATCCCACAACGATATAAAAGCAGTGAAAAATCTCATCTGTCAACAATTGGATACAGAAGATAATACGCTTCCACTTAATGATATGAGCTCAAACGTATGGGCAagattttaaataattaagcaaCAATGTTGAAAGTAAATTGAATAGAGAAATGAACAACCTTGACCCTGTATTACATTGAGTAAGAATAGCTTCATTCCAGATCAGAAATTGTATAAACCAAGAGTGGAGATGAAGGTCTTTCAAACTGAGGTTGGCTGCTAACTCTGAGCGTTTAAGAAAATTAAACACTGGTGATCCAGAATAAATGAATGAGGCCATCTCCATACATAGAATATGGAATTTGAAAGGTCAATCTTCCTCCCCCAAAAATAgaaaacttcagttctagagctaaagttcgatagttacaaaacaaaaacttcagctctagagctgaagttcgccagttacaaaaacaaaaacttcagctctacaaaacaaaaacttcagctctagagctgaacttcgccaattacaaaacaaaaatttcagctctacaaaacaaaaacttcagctctagagctgaacttcaccagttacaaaacaaaaacttcagctctagagctgaacttcaggcccagctactagaatgctgaagttttgcgtgattgcctttgctacttcagccccgtatgctgaagttatgcgaaaaagcgggtacacttgcaattttttttgcaaagcggacacaagttaaaacgtgacacaaaaaacgggtatagatgcaaatgccccactATACGACGTGGAACGAAGTCCAataattaaaatccaaaaaaataaattCTTCTgtatactttatttttatttttaaatgaagTCAACACCAAACGGACGGCTTACAAAtaaagcaaaaagcaaaaagtAGTGCATTTGGTTTAGTTGTATATATAACTTTTTTTCAGAAaattttcaagtttttttttaaaaaaaaaacttgtttgGTTATATTCATAAACTTCCTTTGTTATGTAGTATATCAACATTAAGAAGTAATTATTAGGTTGTTCTGacataaatatttatatttataatttACCTGTCTAGCATGTTTTCAAAGAACCAAACTTGTTTATTTAAGCTTTCTACCTAAATTACAAGTTTTTAACTTCAAACTTTGACTAAACAAATTCTAATCGAAATTTAGTTGACAGTGACGCATGCCTAACTGGTGTAGTCTCATTGTCTCTTCTACATTATAAAATCTTCGAAATTAGAAAATTGAGAAGTCAATAAAGCAAATGTATTGAAACCAGGAGATTAGTTTGACCTTCCTTGTCGGGACAAAGCTGTGATGCAAAATTCACAATTTTAATTTAGTGAGTAAGAATACTACTTATTAtacttattatattatttattttataagagtTTAACTTATATACATAAACAGACGAAATGTAAAGAAATTTTATGCAATGTTATTAAATTGTGATACTGCATTGGATTAAGTTTTTTATTGTGAATAACACACTATTAGAAATTCAGTCAAAATCGACCAACAAAATCGATTGATATTGGTTGGTAATGGGCAAAAATTGGCCGATTCGtagttgtgatgacccaaaaggtcattttatattttagaactcgattCTGTGTTCCGGGGCCTTTTAAATCTTATTTTATTcctccttgatttgcgtgcgcagtccgggcgtgtttccggaaagcttttatgttgaaagttgataaaatAAGGAATTTTGCTTAAAAacctcatttgagttgacttcggtcaacatttttggtaaacggacccggacttgtattttgacagtcccggtggatccgtatcgaaatatgggacctaggcgtatgcctggaatcaaattcggaggtccctaactCGAGATATGAATTTGTTGAAAATTAAAAGAATGAAAATCTAACGGTTTCAagaatttggttaatgtttgatcGCGTTGGTATCAggtccgtattttagttccgaagCCCGATACAGGTTCCTTATgatatttaagacttgtctgtaaaatttggtgaggaGCGGAGTGGGTCTGAAGTGATTCGGACGTCCAGTTGTGAAGTTAGAAGTTTTAaagtttttttgaaaatttcattcgatttggtgctaaattcgtagttttaggtgttaGTTTGGCGATTTAATTGTgcaagcaagttcgtatgatgttttaggacttgtgtgcatgtttggtttggagccccgagggctcgggtgagtttcggataggctacgagaggtttagacttagaaaatctggtgtgAGAGTGCTGTATCTGGTGTCTGGTACATTGTACTTCGCAATGGCATAGTCACTCTCGCGATCGCGATGCGGATCTAGGATGGGGAGAAATTTTACTCTACACGAATGTGGAGGTtgggtcgcgaacgcggagcgaTGAGGGTCGTACCCTTCGCTATTGCGGCCAGCTCAATGCGAACGCATAGCATTTGGGACCTGGGGGAGGGGGTCAGTCgctcttcatcgcgaacgcgagcaaggggtcgcgaatgcgaaggccaggGGGCATAACTTTGACTCGAGAGATTAGGAACCCTTGACTTATTTTCTATGTGAAATCCATGTGAGcggcgtataggtgaggtgacgagtacctatgcgctgccaatttatctattttatctgtTTCCTTCCCGTTCTTCTTATATTGTCTTTTCCTACCTTAACTGCTACATGCTTCACTTGTATTTTTATGTCTAATTGCTACATGTTAGACATTGCTTCTCTTTGTTGAAAATATTAGTTCTTTCGTAGCTTCGTTGTCTCCCACTATTTGCCTGAGTTGGTTATTGGTACTTTCAAGGCATATTTTCTGGATTGTTCTCACTGTGTAGTATTATTCGTGTAGATTCTATATTGAACGAGGTTTCTCTTTTCTTGGTTCAGTTTGGTAATTATTTATCGTAAAGGCCTCGTGATTTATCCTGATGATTTGACTGTGTACATTGAGTGTTTGGTTctaatatggtgggatcgggctgcacgttgcagcaggtgtaataagggtggattgatatagtGAAATAAGGGTAAaattatgacattgatattgatatatggtgggatcgggttgtgcgccgcaataaATATATGATTTACTATTATTGATATTcttatggtggaataagggaggattatgtgTTGTTTGGTGAGATCGGGTTGCCCGCCGTAACAACCTATATGTTTCTATTTCTTGAGCTGCGTTGTTTTTCCGATACTTTGTTTGAACTGGTAAAATTGGTAATTCTGGACGACACTGGTTTATTTTCGAGGCTGTGGTTATCATTTCCTATTGGCTGTTTAATTCTATATTGTAATTCCATTATTCTGTCGTTATCGTATACTGCATACAGGTTTTAGTGTAAGTGACccaccttagcctcgtcactacttcgtcgagaataggctcagcactta
Coding sequences within:
- the LOC104227563 gene encoding uncharacterized protein; this encodes MDAQQQQRQQGAPQIPRPGAGAGAGGGDFTPILTVLVSFIAIFVLIVAPSMSTLNNSLSILHQVPEGHVGVYWRGGALLNTITDPGFHLKLPFITQFEPIQVTLQTDLVRDIPCGTKGGVMINFDKIEVVNRLRKDHVYDTLLNYGVNYDNTWIYDKIHHEINQFCSGHSLQQVYIDMFDQIDEKMKDALQADCTRYAPGIEILSVRITKPSIPESIRRNFENMEQERTKVLIAVERQRVAEKEAETQKKIAISEAERNAHVSKIQMEQKLMEKDSARKQEEIANSMYLAREKSLSDAAYYRTMKEAEANKLKLTPEFLELRFIEAIANNSKIFFGNKVPNMVLDQRLLGNFLQEGVPHQEF